The following proteins come from a genomic window of Oncorhynchus mykiss isolate Arlee chromosome 19, USDA_OmykA_1.1, whole genome shotgun sequence:
- the zmpste24 gene encoding CAAX prenyl protease 1 homolog translates to METILNLPIENKIFYAVLVFSWTVYLWEAYLAYRQRRIYRLTMHVPQELGKIMDTDTFEKSRLYQLDKSNFSFWSGLYSETEGTLILLFGGIPFVWKVAGTVTARFGLGPEYEIFQSLSFLILATLFSAFTGLPWSIYNTFVIEEKHGFNQQTLGFFLKDAVKKFIVTQCILLPVTSLLLYIIKIGGDFFFIYAWLFTLAVSLVLVTIYADYIAPLFDKFTPLPEGELKEEIESMSKSISFPLTKVYVVEGSKRSSHSNAYFYGFFKNKRIVLFDTLLEDYSPLNKDGEPETDTLTEDKSKLKNKKQGCNNPEVLAVLGHELGHWKLGHTVKNIVISQMNSFLCFFLFAVLIGQKELFMAFGFYNSQPTLIGLMIIFQFIFSPYNEVLSFCLTVLSRRFEFQADSFARGMGRASELCSALIKLNKDNLGFPVADWLFSMWHYSHPPLLERLRALGSTKQD, encoded by the exons ATGGAAACAATACTTAACCTACCAATCGAAAATAAGATATTTTATGCTGTTCTGGTGTTCTCATGGACGGTGTATCTATGGGAGGCCTACCTTGCCTACAGACAG CGGAGAATATACAGGTTGACCATGCACGTACCACAAGAGTTGGGAAAGATCATGGACACAGATACCTTTGAGAAGTCACGCCTTTATCAACTGGACAAGAGCAACTTCAGTTTCTGGTCTGGACTGTATTCAGAAACTGAGGGGACG CTGATCCTGCTGTTTGGTGGAATCCCTTTCGTTTGGAAAGTTGCTGGGACAGTGACTGCTCGTTTTGGATTGGGTCCAGAGTATGAG ATCTTCCAGTCTCTTTCGTTTCTGATACTAGCAACCCTGTTCAGTGCATTCACTGGCCTTCCCTGGAGTATCTACAACACCTTTGTTATTGAGGAGAAGCATGGCTTCAACCAGCAG ACGCTGGGGTTCTTCCTAAAGGATGCTGTAAAGAAGTTTATTGTGACCCAGTGTATCTTGTTGCCTGTGACCTCACTGCTCCTCTACATCATCAAGATTGGTGGAGACTTCTTCTTCATCTACGCCTGGCTCTTCACACTGGCTGTCTCGCTT GTTCTGGTGACCATCTATGCGGACTACATTGCGCCCCTATTTGACAAGTTCACCCCTTTGCCAGAGGGTGAGCTGAAGGAAGAGATTGAAAGCATGTCGAAGTCTATCAGTTTCCCTCTCACTAAGGTCTATGTTGTAGAAG GTTCCAAGCGTTCCTCTCACAGTAACGCTTACTTCTATGGGTTCTTCAAGAACAAGCGCATAGTGTTGTTCGACACCCTGCTGGAGGACTACTCTCCCCTCAACAAGGACGGCGAGCCAGAGACTGACACACTAACCGAGGACAAATCCAAGCTCAAG aacaAGAAGCAAGGCTGCAACAATCCAGAGGTCTTGGCGGTGTTGGGCCACGAGCTTGGCCATTGGAAGTTGGGCCACACTGTGAAAAACATAGTAATCAGTCAG ATGAACTCCTTCCTGTGCTTCTTCCTCTTTGCTGTGCTAATTGGACAGAAGGAGCTGTTCATGGCCTTTGGTTTCTATAACAGCCAGCCCACTTTGATTGGGTTGATGATCATATTCCAGTTCATCTTCTCCCCATACAATGAG GTCCTGTCCTTCTGTCTGACTGTCCTGAGCCGCAGGTTTGAGTTCCAGGCGGACTCCTTTGCACGGGGCATGGGTCGAGCCTCGGAGCTCTGCTCTGCACTCATCAAGCTCAACAAAGACAACCTGGGCTTCCCTGTGGCTGACTGGCTCTTTTCCATGTGGCACTactcccaccctcccctcctgGAGCGCCTACGGGCCCTGGGAAGCACCAAGCAGGACTGA
- the LOC110498143 gene encoding dynein light chain Tctex-type 1, producing the protein MDEFQLSEETAFVVDDITTIIKDTVETTIGSSAYQQNRINQWTSSVVETSLNQLSKLGKPFKYIVTCIILQKNGAGLHTASSCFWDNTMDRSCTVRWENKTTYCIVCVFGLAV; encoded by the exons ATGGACGAATTTCAATTATCTGAAGAG ACTGCATTTGTCGTTGATGATATAACTACAATCATAAAAGAT ACTGTGGAGACAACTATTGGAAGCAGTGCCTATCAACAAAATCGAATTAACCAATGGACATCCAGTGTGGTGGAAACAAGTCTGAATCAACTGTCCAAACTAGGAAAACCCTTTAAATACATAG TGACTTGCATCATACTGCAGAAAAATGGAGCAGGCCTGCACACTGCCAGCTCTTGCTTCTGGGACAACACTATGGACA GAAGCTGTACGGTGAGATGGGAGAACAAAACCACGTACTGTATAGTCTGTGTCTTTGGGTTGGCTGTCTGA
- the atp5if1b gene encoding ATPase inhibitor B, mitochondrial yields MARFLRADVRSLLTTQLRMASDQLGELGKGAGKGGGGGGSVREAGGALGKKQAAEEEMYFRRKEQEQLAALKQHHQEEIDHHKKEISRLQSEIDRHKGKIRKLKHDD; encoded by the exons ATGGCAAGGTTTTTGAGAGCTGATGTTAGGAGTCTCCTCACCACACAGCTAAGGATGGCATCTGACCAG CTGGGTGAGTTGGGCAAAGGTGCAGGGAAAGGAGGTGGTGGCGGAGGATCTgtcagagaggcaggaggagcCCTCGGAAAGAAACAGGCAGCAGAGGAGGAAATGTACTTCCG GCGTAAAGAGCAAGAACAGTTGGCTGCACTAAAGCAGCATCACCAAGAGGAGATTGACCACCACAAGAAGGAGATATCGAGGCTGCAGAGTGAGATTGACCGTCACAAGGGAAAAATTAGGAAACTGAAGCATGATGACTGA
- the LOC110498147 gene encoding heterogeneous nuclear ribonucleoprotein R yields the protein MAAEVNGSSAPVKEEDEPMDITVTHTENYQTLIDAGLPQKVAESLDKIFQTGLVAYADLDERAIDALREFNEEGALSVLQQFRESDLSHVQNKSAFLCGVMKTYRQREKQGSKVQESTKGPDETKIKALLERTGYTLDVTTGQRKYGGPPPDEVYSGAQPGIGTEVFVGKIPRDLYEDELVPLFEKAGPIWDLRLMMDPLLSGQNRGYAFITFCNKDAALEAVKLCDNYEIRSGKYLGVCISVANNRLFVGSIPKNKTRESILEDFSKVTEGLVEVILYHQPDDKKKNRGFCFLEYEDHKTAAQARRRLMSGKVKVWGNPVTVEWADPVDEPDPEIMAKVKVLFVRNLATPVTEELLEKTFSQFGKLERVKKLKDYAFVHFEDRDAAVKAMQQMNGKELEGEEIEIVLAKPPDRKRKERQAQRQPTRTTGYDDYYYYPAPRMPPPMRGRGRGGRGGYAYPPDYYGYEDYYDDYYGGGYDYHDYRGGYDDPYYGGYDDVYVPRGRGGRVSRGAPPPPRGRGAPPPRGRGGYVQRGAPMGVPRGSRGSRGGPPQQRGRGIRGARGNRGDNLGGKRKADGYNQPDSKRRQTNNQNWGSQPIAQQPLQQGGDYSGNYGYNNDNQEFYQDSYGHQWK from the exons ATGGCAGCTGAAGTGAATGGCAGTTCTGCTCCAGTTAAGGAGGAAGACGAACCAATGGACAtaactgtaacacacacagagaactacCAGACACTCATAGACGCAGGCCTTCCACAGAAAGTGGCGGAGAGCCTGGATAAGATATTTCAGACTG GACTGGTGGCTTACGCTGACCTGGACGAGAGAGCCATCGACGCCCTGAGGGAGTTCAATGAGGAGGGAGCCCTGTCAGTGTTACAGCAGTTCAGGGAGAGTGACCTGTCACATGTGCAG AACAAAAGTGCATTTCTCTGTGGTGTGATGAAGACATACCGACAGCGAGAAAAGCAAGGAAGTAAAGTTCAAGAATCCACAAAGGGTCCTGATGAGACTAAGATAAAG GCTCTTCTGGAAAGAACAGGTTACACTTTGGACGTCACCACAGGACAGAGGAAGTATGGGGGGCCTCCACCTGACGAGGTGTACTCAGGGGCCCAGCCTGGAATCGGAACAGAG GTATTTGTTGGCAAGATCCCCAGAGACTTGTATGAGGATGAGCTGGTGCCTCTGTTTGAGAAAGCCGGGCCCATTTGGGACCTGCGTCTAATGATGGACCCCCTCCTTTCGGGTCAGAACAGAGGATATGCCTTCATCACCTTCTGCAATAAAGATGCTGCCCTAGAGGCCGTCAAGCTT tgtGATAATTATGAAATCCGGTCGggcaaatacctgggtgtctgcaTCTCTGTCGCAAACAATCGGCTGTTTGTTGGGTCAATTCCAAAGAACAAGACAAGAGAAAGCATATTGGAAGATTTCAGCAAAGTCACAG AGGGCCTCGTGGAGGTGATACTCTACCACCAGCCAGATGATAAAAAGAAGAACCGTGGCTTCTGCTTCTTAGAATACGAGGACCACAAAACTGCGGCCCAGGCCCGTCGCCGCCTCATGAGTGGCAAGGTGAAGGTGTGGGGGAACCCTGTTACTGTTGAGTGGGCAGATCCAGTAGACGAACCGGACCCAGAGATTATGGCAAAG GTAAAGGTGCTGTTTGTGAGGAACCTGGCCACACCGGTGACAGAGGAGCTCCTAGAGAAAACGTTCTCCCAGTTTGGGAAGTTGGAGCGGGTCAAGAAGCTGAAAGACTATGCCTTTGTGCACTTTGAGGACAGAGATGCTGCCGTGAAG GCAATGCAACAAATGAATGGCAAAGAATTGGAAGGCGAGGAGATAGAGATTGTTCTGGCAAAGCCTCCGGACAGGAAGAGGAAAGAGCGGCAGGCCCAGAGACAGCCAACTAGGACCACAGG ATATGATGATTACTACTATTATCCTGCTCCACGCATGCCGCCTCCCATGCGAGGCAGGGGCCGAGGTGGGAGAGGTGGCTATGCCTACCCTCCAGACTACTACGGTTACGAGGACTACTACGATGATTACTACGGGGGTGGTTACGACTACCATGACTACCGAGGTGGCTACGACGACCCTTACTACGGGGGATACGATGATGTCTACGTGCCGAGAGGAAGGGGGGGCAGGGTGAGTCGAggtgccccccctccccctagaGGCCGAGGAGCACCACCCCCTCGTGGCAGAGGTGGCTACGTCCAAAGGGGGGCTCCTATGGGTGTACCGAGGGGAAGCCGTGGGAGCCGGGGAGGTCCGCCCCAGCAGAGGGGCCGCGGCATCAGAGGGGCCAGGGGAAACCGCGGGGACAACTTGGGCGGGAAGAGGAAGGCTGACGGTTACAACCAACCGGACTCCAAGCGCCGGCAGACCAACAACCAGAACTGGGGCTCCCAACCCATTGCCCAGCAACCCCTGCAACAAGGTGGCGACTACTCTGGTAACTATGGTTACAATAATGACAACCAGGAGTTTTACCAAGATTCTTATGGGCACCAATGGAAGTAG
- the rpl13a gene encoding 60S ribosomal protein L13a, producing the protein MADRFNKVLLLDGRGHLLGRLAAIVAKQVLLGHKVVVVRCEGINISGNFYRNKLKYLAFLRKRMNTNPSRGPYHFRAPSRIFWRTVRGMLPHKTKRGQAALERLKVFDGIPPPYDKRKRMVVPAALKIVRLKPTRKFALLGRLAHEVGWKYQAITATLEEKRKEKAKIRYTKKKTVTKLSKLAEKNVESKISKYTAVLKQYGVLV; encoded by the exons ATGGCGGACCGGTTCAATAAG GTTCTGCTGCTTGATGGCAGAGGCCATCTACTTGGTCGTCTCGCTGCCATTGTGGCGAAGCAAGTTCTGCTTG GCCACAAGGTGGTAGTTGTGAGATGTGAGGGTATCAACATCTCTGGAAACTTCTACCGTAACAAAT TGAAGTACCTGGCTTTCCTGCGTAAGAGGATGAACACCAACCCCTCACGTGGACCCTATCACTTCAGAGCGCCCAGCAGAATCTTCTGGAGGACCGTAAGGG GCATGCTGCCTCACAAAACCAAGAGGGGACAAGCTGCACTGGAGAGGCTGAAGGTGTTCGATGGTATCCCACCTCCTTATGACAAG AGGAAGCGCATGGTCGTACCTGCTGCCCTGAAAATTGTCCGTCTGAAGCCCACTCGCAAG TTTGCCCTCCTCGGGCGTCTGGCCCACGAGGTTGGCTGGAAGTACCAGGCCATCACAGCCACcttggaggagaagaggaaggagaaggcCAAGATCCGGTACACCAAGAAAAAGACCGTGACCAAGCTGTCAAAGCTGGCAGAGAAGAACGTGGAGAGCAAGATTTCAAAGTACACTGCTGTCCTGAAACAATATGGGGTCCTTGTCTGA